The Oncorhynchus tshawytscha isolate Ot180627B linkage group LG32, Otsh_v2.0, whole genome shotgun sequence genome includes a region encoding these proteins:
- the LOC112230137 gene encoding calcium homeostasis modulator protein 1, translating into MDKFRMMFQFLQSNQESFMNGICGIMALASAQLYSAFEFSCPCIPEYNYAYGIGLLVIPPIWFFLLGFVLNNNVSMLAEEWKRPTGKRVKDPTILRYMFVSITQRSLIAPMVWISVTLMDGKSFLCAFSVNLDIHQFGNSTLIEGMTEVEIVKLLAKIPCKNIFNQPEVISREAASRYIKCISQAFGWVFLLLMTLAAFLIRAIRPCFTQAAFLKTKYWSHYVDIERKLFDETCKEHAKTFAKVCIQQYFESISGDMRSFHKHRSSKDDSDDDDDDDKKKSDEDKLLGIHDQDDMNKVLWNWHTCKPPLALRKEQPDGESHEGLIPNGDVHGVSGGPNGYANGHAPDLPKREWAVYYSKV; encoded by the exons TCGAGTTTAGCTGCCCTTGTATCCCGGAGTACAACTACGCCTACGGGATTGGACTGCTGGTTATCCCACCTATATGGTTCTTCCTACTAGGTTTCGTGTTGAATAACAATGTTTCGATGTTAGCTGAGGAGTGGAAAAGGCCGACGGGGAAGAGGGTGAAGGATCCGACGATCCTTCGTTACATGTTCGTTTCGATCACGCAGCGGTCCTTGATCGCGCCCATGGTGTGGATATCTGTGACTCTTATGGACGGGAAGAGCTTCCTGTGTGCGTTCAGCGTCAACTTGGACATTCATCAGTTTGGGAATTCGACCCTCATTGAGGGAATGACGGAAGTGGAGATTGTTAAATTGTTAGCGAAGATTCCATGCAAGAATATCTTCAATCAGCCCGAGGTGATATCGAGAGAAGCGGCATCGAGATATATCAAGTGTATATCCCAG GCGTTTGGCTGGGTATTCCTGCTGCTGATGACCTTAGCAGCCTTCCTGATACGAGCCATCCGACCCTGCTTCACCCAAGCTGCCTTCCTCAAGACCAAATACTGGTCTCACTACGTCGACATCGAACGCAAGCTCTTCGACGAGACGTGCAAGGAGCACGCCAAGACCTTCGCCAAGGTCTGCATCCAGCAGTACTTCGAGAGCATCAGCGGCGACATGCGCAGCTTCCACAAGCACCGGTCAAGCAAAGACGATagcgacgatgatgatgatgatgacaagaAGAAGAGCGACGAGGACAAGCTTCTCGGGATCCACGACCAGGACGATATGAATAAAGTTCTGTGGAATTGGCACACGTGTAAGCCGCCTCTGGCACTGAGGAAGGAACAGCCGGATGGAGAATCCCATGAAGGGCTCATACCAAATGGAGACGTCCATGGAGTCAGCGGAGGACCAAATGGATATGCTAACGGTCACGCTCCTGATTTGCCTAAGAGGGAATGGGCGGTATACTACAGCAAAGTTTGA